In the genome of Polaribacter atrinae, one region contains:
- a CDS encoding TonB-dependent receptor: MKHLFLFLFLSTTLCLSAQKAYNGKVVDMKNIPLEGISVVIEGTSIGTTTNNEGDFSVSSNHQNTILVFSALGFKTQKQQGGSNLKIILQESSEILSEVVLVGTRNPRQTKLETPVAVDIVNVSKIKLTSAQTTANDLLANLVPSFNSSRQSSSDGTEHVDPASLRGLGPDQVLVLINGKRRHTTSLLNNQNTVGNGSVGTDLSSIPSAAIDRIEVLRDGAAAQYGSDAIAGVINIILKKNTGLEIGTTYGVTSEGDGETFNFNVNYGTEIGKKGGFINLTAEFNDRGKTSRTQNHNLVIYDQSDLGNFFAYDFSNDGARERDNALIDAAGLTRDDFNFQVGDAAITNTQLFVNLEIPTSEKGTFYAAGGGNYRTGNGFGFRRLPSEGHVLEIFPNGFQPILESTIVDLSLIAGYKYKLGEWDFDLSNTNGYNQFDYGISNTVNDALGINSPTSFDAGGHTFLQNTVNLDFSRFNDDIMSGLGLAFGAEYRYENYTIYAGEEGSYIGNGANSFPGFAPTNEVDEQRSSVGIYADVELNFTDNFLVDVAGRFENYSDFGSIINGKIAARYKLTEAVVLRGAFGTGFRAPSLQQQYFNNIATDLVDGNLINGGTFRNDSEIAKTLGIPELKEETSASISLGLTAKVTNNFQITLDAYKVAIDDRIIYTGSLGNDVYGDEIPALQDILKPLGVSSARFFTNAINTSTAGVDLVMNYKVPLDQGALNFSLLYNHNETEVADALNNVPEIFVGQEDVYFGAQEKSLIESNNPQDKAIFTVDLTQDKFGVMLRNTYWGEVTRNGFPFGGAQLHAGKLTTDLTGSYNINDNLSLTVGANNLFDVLPDAQIYDNSYFGVFKYASVQMGTTGAFYFARLNYKI; the protein is encoded by the coding sequence ATGAAACATCTTTTTTTATTCTTATTTCTAAGTACAACCCTTTGCTTATCGGCTCAAAAAGCATACAATGGAAAAGTTGTTGATATGAAGAACATTCCTCTAGAAGGCATCAGTGTTGTTATTGAAGGAACATCAATAGGAACAACAACAAATAACGAAGGAGATTTTTCAGTTTCTAGCAATCATCAAAATACTATTTTAGTCTTTTCTGCATTAGGTTTTAAAACTCAAAAACAACAAGGTGGAAGTAATTTAAAAATTATTTTACAAGAATCTTCAGAAATTCTATCGGAAGTTGTGTTGGTAGGAACAAGAAATCCAAGACAAACTAAATTAGAAACTCCAGTAGCTGTTGATATTGTAAATGTTTCTAAAATTAAATTAACAAGTGCGCAAACTACTGCAAATGATTTGTTGGCTAACTTGGTACCTTCTTTTAATTCTAGTAGACAGTCTTCTTCTGATGGTACAGAACATGTAGATCCAGCATCTTTAAGAGGGTTAGGGCCAGATCAAGTATTGGTACTTATCAACGGAAAAAGAAGACATACCACATCATTATTAAACAATCAAAATACAGTTGGAAACGGTTCTGTAGGAACAGATTTATCATCGATACCTTCTGCTGCAATTGATAGAATAGAAGTACTTCGTGATGGTGCTGCTGCGCAATATGGTTCGGATGCTATTGCAGGTGTTATCAATATTATTTTAAAGAAAAATACAGGTTTAGAGATCGGTACTACGTATGGTGTAACTTCTGAAGGTGATGGAGAAACCTTTAATTTTAATGTAAATTACGGTACTGAAATTGGAAAAAAAGGTGGCTTTATAAACCTTACGGCAGAATTTAATGACAGAGGTAAAACGAGTAGGACTCAAAATCATAATTTGGTTATTTATGACCAATCTGATTTAGGTAATTTCTTTGCCTATGATTTTTCTAATGATGGCGCTAGAGAGCGTGACAATGCATTGATTGATGCTGCGGGTTTAACAAGAGATGATTTTAATTTTCAAGTAGGAGATGCTGCCATAACCAATACACAACTTTTTGTAAATCTAGAAATTCCTACAAGTGAAAAAGGAACTTTTTATGCCGCTGGTGGAGGAAACTATAGAACTGGTAACGGATTTGGATTTAGAAGATTACCTTCTGAAGGTCATGTTTTAGAAATATTTCCAAATGGATTTCAACCGATACTAGAATCTACAATAGTCGATCTTTCTTTGATTGCAGGTTATAAATATAAACTTGGTGAATGGGATTTTGATTTGAGTAATACCAATGGTTATAATCAGTTTGATTATGGTATTTCTAATACGGTAAACGATGCACTTGGTATTAATAGTCCTACTTCTTTTGATGCCGGTGGACATACTTTTTTACAAAATACGGTAAACTTAGATTTCTCTAGGTTTAATGATGATATAATGAGCGGTCTTGGTTTGGCTTTTGGTGCAGAATATAGATACGAAAACTATACCATTTATGCTGGTGAAGAAGGTTCTTATATTGGTAATGGCGCAAATTCATTTCCTGGTTTTGCACCAACCAATGAGGTTGATGAACAGAGATCTTCTGTAGGAATCTATGCAGATGTTGAACTTAATTTTACCGATAATTTTTTAGTAGATGTAGCTGGTAGATTCGAGAATTATAGCGATTTTGGAAGTATAATTAACGGAAAAATAGCTGCGAGATACAAGCTTACAGAAGCTGTTGTATTAAGAGGTGCTTTTGGAACCGGATTTAGAGCGCCATCATTACAGCAACAATATTTTAACAATATCGCTACCGATTTGGTAGATGGGAATTTGATTAATGGAGGTACATTTAGAAACGATAGTGAAATTGCTAAAACTCTTGGCATTCCAGAGTTAAAAGAAGAAACTTCTGCAAGTATAAGTTTAGGGTTAACTGCTAAGGTTACAAACAATTTTCAAATTACTTTAGACGCTTATAAAGTAGCTATTGATGATAGAATTATTTACACAGGTAGTCTTGGTAATGATGTTTATGGTGATGAAATACCTGCATTACAAGACATATTAAAACCATTAGGTGTTTCTTCTGCCCGTTTTTTTACCAATGCTATTAATACATCAACCGCAGGTGTAGATTTGGTAATGAATTACAAAGTTCCTTTAGATCAAGGTGCTTTAAATTTCTCTTTATTATACAATCATAATGAAACCGAAGTAGCTGATGCACTTAATAATGTACCAGAAATTTTTGTAGGTCAAGAGGATGTTTACTTTGGAGCGCAAGAAAAAAGTTTAATTGAATCTAATAATCCTCAAGATAAAGCAATTTTTACGGTTGATTTAACTCAGGATAAGTTTGGTGTTATGTTAAGAAACACCTATTGGGGAGAAGTTACAAGAAATGGCTTTCCTTTTGGAGGCGCTCAATTACATGCAGGTAAACTTACTACAGACTTAACAGGATCTTATAATATTAATGACAACCTTTCTTTAACGGTAGGAGCAAATAATTTATTTGATGTATTGCCAGATGCCCAAATTTATGACAATAGTTATTTTGGTGTGTTTAAATATGCCTCAGTTCAAATGGGTACAACAGGCGCGTTTTATTTTGCAAGGTTAAACTACAAAATATAA
- a CDS encoding TPM domain-containing protein produces the protein MKVHLAPFFKQTKNYVLCSLLLSCFFTPISISGQGITEVAPNAEAVRDTSIKNPLDQKKIEESKVIYPNFKAPAYNNAKESYAIKDVPSPRGNGILGYVSDPKDLIDASSEQRLNRLLFELEQKTSVEVAVVILPSIGKEIPKQFAVELFGLWGVGKADTDNGLLILTVMDQRRTEFEVGYGLEPILTDAVCYRIGVNEIVPNFKNGNYGKGLISSVVSIREFLDNPSVIQEVYGSSIVHQKDDSYQWFHYLLFGYTIICVLMVLFYYGVIFQTQISKDDFYDKYNRLAELKLGCLIFLFPFPLFFISKMVKKRLQEYRTAPRYSKVNGKLLELKNEWAENEFLEAAQILEEDLKAIRYDVWVTEDHSDILILEYEGKNSRKYSDCIKCNYKTYGKKSSKLLKSATYTSEGERVDYYECRNCNYQNEKKIIISKKVKASSSSSGSSSFSSSSSFGGGSSGGGGAGVSW, from the coding sequence ATGAAAGTACACCTTGCACCCTTTTTTAAACAGACTAAAAATTATGTATTGTGCAGTCTGCTGTTAAGCTGTTTTTTTACACCAATATCAATTAGTGGTCAAGGTATTACAGAAGTTGCGCCCAATGCTGAAGCGGTAAGAGACACTTCTATCAAAAATCCTTTAGACCAAAAAAAGATTGAGGAATCTAAAGTTATTTATCCGAATTTTAAAGCACCAGCATATAATAATGCTAAAGAAAGTTATGCTATTAAAGATGTTCCGAGTCCGAGAGGCAATGGAATTTTGGGGTATGTATCCGATCCAAAGGATTTAATAGACGCTAGTTCTGAACAGCGTCTAAATCGGTTATTATTTGAGTTAGAGCAAAAAACATCTGTAGAAGTTGCAGTAGTGATCTTGCCAAGTATTGGTAAAGAAATTCCAAAGCAATTTGCGGTAGAACTTTTCGGCTTGTGGGGTGTTGGTAAAGCAGATACAGACAACGGATTGCTAATTTTAACGGTAATGGACCAACGTAGAACTGAGTTTGAAGTAGGGTATGGTTTAGAGCCAATTTTAACGGATGCTGTTTGTTATCGCATTGGTGTAAATGAAATTGTGCCTAACTTTAAGAATGGCAATTATGGTAAAGGTTTAATCAGTTCGGTGGTTAGTATCCGTGAATTTTTAGATAACCCATCAGTTATTCAAGAGGTTTATGGTAGCAGTATTGTGCATCAAAAAGATGATAGTTATCAATGGTTTCACTATTTATTATTTGGTTATACTATTATTTGCGTGTTGATGGTACTATTTTATTATGGTGTAATATTTCAAACACAAATTTCTAAAGACGATTTTTACGACAAGTATAATCGATTGGCAGAATTAAAATTAGGTTGTCTTATCTTTTTATTTCCATTTCCATTATTCTTCATTTCAAAAATGGTTAAAAAACGCTTACAAGAATACCGAACAGCTCCTCGTTATAGTAAAGTGAATGGTAAATTGTTAGAACTTAAAAATGAATGGGCAGAAAATGAATTTTTAGAAGCTGCCCAAATCTTAGAAGAAGATCTAAAAGCAATTCGTTATGATGTTTGGGTAACCGAAGATCACAGTGATATCTTGATTTTAGAATATGAAGGAAAAAATAGTAGAAAATATAGTGATTGTATAAAATGTAATTATAAAACGTACGGAAAAAAATCATCTAAACTCTTAAAATCTGCGACTTATACGTCGGAAGGAGAAAGAGTTGATTATTATGAATGTCGTAATTGCAATTATCAAAATGAGAAGAAAATAATCATTTCAAAGAAAGTAAAAGCTAGCTCGTCTTCTTCTGGTTCTTCATCTTTTAGTTCTTCATCTAGTTTTGGAGGCGGTAGTTCTGGAGGTGGTGGCGCTGGTGTTAGTTGGTAA